From the Candidatus Neomarinimicrobiota bacterium genome, the window CGGGCTGGAACTGCTGATGATGGTGGGGCAACTCTACTCCATGGACAACAAGACCGTGCATGCGGAACTTGACGCATTGAGTGAGCGCTTGTTTATGAAGGAATGGATTGGTGATCGTATCTCGGGATACTCTCAGGGAATGAAACAGCGGTTGGCCTTTGCATCAGCCTTTCTGCACAGCCCTGAAATATTGATTATTGATGAGCCCATGGTGGGTCTGGATCCCAAAACCGCCAGGATCATCAAAGACATGCTCAAAGAGCGCAGTGAACGTGGCGTCACGGTCTTTATCTCAACTCACAATTTGAATGTGGCGGAGGAATTATCAGATCGCATTGCCATTATCAACAGGGGAAAACTCCTGGGTCTGGGCACGGTGGATTCCTTTGAGTCCATGGCCGGTGAGCAAGAGAATCTGGAAGAGCGATTTTTGAGAATTGTTGAAGAAGAAGAGCACACGGTGGGGCACCAGGACCTTGATGAAGCACGACCCCAAGCCAATTGACCACCATTTATAGATTGGAGATTTTGTCATCGTAAGCCAGCAAGCCCAACTTCTGTTCCGTGTAAAACGCCAAAGCCTTAAGGGGTTCCTTTCAGGTGTGTTCAAGCAAAAACGCCTGGAGATTATTGTATCCAGCCTGATTGTTTTCGGACTGATTTTTGGTGGATATAAACTGTTTGTCTCCGGGGGCAATTTTCTCCTCAGACAGGGAGAGCTGGGCGGGGTTTTTCTGGATCGTCTGTTTTACCTGGGTTGGTCCATTATTTTTTACCTCCTGATTTTATCAAACCTGGTGACGGGTTTTTCAACCTTTTACCGTTCGCCTGAAGTCGCCTTTCTCATGACGTTGCCAGTTGACAACAAGCAGATTTTCAGGATCAAGTTTATTGAGAACCTGATTTACAGTTCCTGGGCAATTCTTATTCTGGGAATCCCGCTGACACTGGGCTACGGATCACTACAGGGCTTATCATTCTGGCAGTATGGCCTGGTCTTTATTACCGGGATTCTGCCCTTTCTCTTTATTGCTACGGTGTCTGCCAGCCTGCTGCTCATGTTGCTGGTATTCCTGAGTCGCTTTTTTAAGATGCGAACGGTCTTTATTTTTCTTGGTGTCATTTTTACCGGTGTTTTTTATCTCTATTTTAGTGTGAGTCAACAGGACACGGTCTTGACTGGCAATCTTGGCAACTTCAGGTCTCTGGGGCGCTATCTGGCCAATATGGCCAATACGTCTTTCCCCTTTATACCCAGCTACTGGTTGAGTCGTCTATTTATGGGGAGTGAAACCCTGGTGTTACTGGAGCGTCTTTTCTATTCGGCCATGTTTGTGACCACGGCGGCCCTGGGCTGGGAGCTTATAAACTGGACGGCCGAGCGTTTCTATTTTCAAACCTACCAGGTTATGGAAGGCCAGGGGCAAAAGACAAAAAGAACCCCACTGAGCAGGATTTTCAATTTTGGCTGGTATGGGTTGCGGCCCCCGGTAAAAGCCCTGGCCTCAAAGGATCTGGTCCAATTTCTACGGACGCCCCAGCAGTGGGTTCAGTTTTTATTGCTGGGTTTCTTTATTGGGGTGTATTTGATCAACCTGTCACGGGGTCAATTGCAAATGGATGAGTTGTCATCCTTTTGGCGCACCACCATCTATATTTTCAATTTTGGATTTACAGGATTCATTCTGGCAGCGCTAACGGCACGCTTTGTTTATCCCATGATCAGCATGGAGGGCCGCAGTCTGTGGATATTGCAGATGGCTCCCTTCTCCATGAAACGGGTCTTTGTGGAGAAATTCTGGTTTGCCTTTTTTGTACTTTTCACCCTCACCGAGGTAGTGGCTCTTACTTCAAATTTCTTTCTGGGTCAGAGTCTGGAAGTATCCCTGATAGCCAGTGGATTCCTGTTTCTCACCAGCCTGGCGCTGATCAGCCTGTCCCTGGGTCTGGGTGCCGTATATGCTCAGTTTAATGAGACCAATCCCATGAAAATAAGCAGTGGGTATGGCGGAATTATCACGGTGGTCCTCAGCCTGATTTATGTGGCCTTCTCGGTTACCTCACTGGTGCTGGTTATCAATCTGCACATAAACCACGGCTCAGATATTGTGATTGGGCTGATTGTTGGTTTTGTGATAGTGCTGACCGTCTTCTATACCTGGTTGCCTTTGAAGTGGGGTGTCAGGGCTATTAGTTCTTACGAGCGTTAGTCGAAAGTCTTAAGGTCGAAGGTCCAAAGTCCTAAGGTTCCAGGCTACCAATCCCCCGGACATTGAGCCTGCCTTGGAGTTGCTCATAGAGCGAAGACTGGTCGAAATGTCCACCCTCCTGACTATCCTTCAGTGATGATGACCTTTTGCATGACATCACCCTGCTGGATGCTGTTGAGGACATCGAGACCCTCTGTCAGTTTTCCGAAAACTGTGTGACGACCATCCAGATGAGGTTGGGAATCGTGGGTGATAAAGAACTGGGAACCATTGGTTCCCGGACCGGCATTGGCCATTGAGATGACATTGTCAATATGGCGATTGGGGTTTCCGGCAAACTCATCTTCGAATTGATATCCAGGACCACCCATTCCCGTACCTGTTGGATCTCCACCTTGAACCATGAAGTTGGGGATGACTCTGTGAAAGGCGACTGCATCATAATATCCCTCTCTGGCAAGAAAGATGAAGTTGTTGACCGTTTTTGGGGCATGGGCTGCATATAGGTCCAGTTTGATGCTGCCTTTATTGGTTACTATCTCGCAGGCGTAGTTCTTGGCGGTGTCGATCTGAAGTTCTGGGGGGGTGTTCCATTGTTGTGACATGTCTGTATTTCCTTATTGATTCATATTCAAATATTTAGCTTACAAAATATGAACGATAGGCGCATCCCCAATCAAATAAGCAAAAACCAATTAATAGCTTCCCTCAGTGTCCGGAGGATCTCATGGTGGAGATCGATTACCACGGCTTTTGGTGAGGGGGGATAGAGTTTTTAGTTAGAAGTTAGAAGTTAGAAGTTAGAAGTTAGAAGTTAAAAGTTAAAAGTTAAAAGTTAAAAGTTAAAAAATGTATGAGTTTATGAGTTGGGGGTTGAAATTGAAAATTTGGGTTGGGGTTGCCCCTTTGGTGGCGCAGGCAAGCAGGGTCGCCGGAGGCAGAAACCAACTAACTCCAGATTAACATGAGGTGTAAACCTGTGCTGTTTAGGGAGGGTGCATTGTTCAGCTTGACAGAATTGCCATCACCGCTATAAACCCCGGGCTTCAGAAAAGAAAAGGGATGAAATACCCCACCTGTTTTTAAGGTGATACTATGCTGGGTATCAGACTTTTTAGGAAGCAAAAATATGATGGAAATATCCG encodes:
- a CDS encoding ABC transporter ATP-binding protein yields the protein MIKLENLSKQFDTTLAVNKLDLHIEKGELFSFLGPNGAGKTTTIKMMVGLMTPTQGTIHMGGFNVDKEPQKAKFITGYVPDAAFLYQHLSGLELLMMVGQLYSMDNKTVHAELDALSERLFMKEWIGDRISGYSQGMKQRLAFASAFLHSPEILIIDEPMVGLDPKTARIIKDMLKERSERGVTVFISTHNLNVAEELSDRIAIINRGKLLGLGTVDSFESMAGEQENLEERFLRIVEEEEHTVGHQDLDEARPQAN
- a CDS encoding peptidylprolyl isomerase, which encodes MSQQWNTPPELQIDTAKNYACEIVTNKGSIKLDLYAAHAPKTVNNFIFLAREGYYDAVAFHRVIPNFMVQGGDPTGTGMGGPGYQFEDEFAGNPNRHIDNVISMANAGPGTNGSQFFITHDSQPHLDGRHTVFGKLTEGLDVLNSIQQGDVMQKVIITEG